From Gimesia panareensis, the proteins below share one genomic window:
- a CDS encoding acetylxylan esterase, whose protein sequence is MNRLSVCRVLLPSLMFLLSSAVATSAEPVPQELQPWLKSQSWQRDTTGPILELGRLGSYDDRHIFAPCVSQEKGTYSLWYCGSTGLVKDRMFVVGLAKSDDGIHFRKSRQNPVFSFGDGEHSVLTPTLLRSADGQTLRENDRLRMWFSATDFHDETALHQLYETTSLDGVTWTEPGSDNLKHVYAPTILKTGRTYQMWFTDVSQDPWCIRHASSLDGNKWRVSPDPVLELDQDWESGRLFYPTVLKLGDAYLMWYGSYWTERKNTTALGFAVSIDGLNWYKHPENPVLRPDPERPWESHYVTSQSVMQLPDKSFRIWYASRKQPPFVNKYFAINTAHWAGPAAEDAPADKNEPLPKPASFHNWKQETRTKLKAMLGIPETKTALQSEKRGELERDGLVMEKWVFTSEPGSRIPAVVYRPKELKAPAPAIVLTYGHGGSKSQWQYNYAAQAYAKAGLVCLAIDPIGEEERHIQGRLGTRAHDPKDVHERAWNAGRPIMGKLVFDTMRGIDFLEERKDVDPSRIGVAGNSLGGAVASWMAALEPRIKMAIVSGWAYDNVTLRSKYCTKVPNQRMRELCTWPEFLSLAAPDCAVLVMNGDADWIIDSDDDGTAWRGTRAAVKRAAQVYADQGAAGKVKAWFEAGGGHRPYMAHPDALLWIHEQLGTPLLTKAQIRELPTVNSGRWCDAQQIKLERLYGTDLHQRGATLADFGLTPIDRSQLACLKPEERGTPAFTLEGWLSQIEHHE, encoded by the coding sequence ATGAATCGTTTGTCCGTCTGTCGTGTTCTGCTCCCTTCCCTGATGTTCCTTCTCAGCAGTGCGGTTGCAACTTCTGCCGAGCCGGTCCCTCAAGAGCTGCAACCCTGGCTCAAATCACAGTCATGGCAGCGGGATACGACAGGACCGATCCTGGAATTGGGCCGACTGGGCTCCTACGACGACCGGCATATTTTTGCCCCCTGTGTCAGCCAGGAAAAGGGAACCTACTCCCTCTGGTATTGCGGTTCGACCGGTCTGGTCAAAGACCGGATGTTCGTTGTGGGACTGGCGAAAAGTGACGATGGCATTCACTTCCGCAAAAGCAGACAGAACCCGGTCTTCTCTTTCGGCGATGGTGAGCATTCCGTATTAACGCCCACCCTGCTCCGCTCCGCCGACGGTCAGACACTGCGGGAAAACGATCGGCTGCGAATGTGGTTTTCTGCCACCGACTTTCACGACGAAACAGCACTGCACCAGCTCTACGAGACCACCAGCCTTGACGGAGTCACCTGGACTGAGCCCGGTTCTGATAATCTGAAACACGTGTATGCCCCGACGATTCTGAAAACGGGCCGCACGTATCAGATGTGGTTTACCGACGTCTCGCAGGACCCCTGGTGCATCCGACATGCTTCGAGCCTGGATGGCAACAAGTGGCGCGTCTCCCCCGATCCGGTGCTGGAACTCGACCAGGACTGGGAATCGGGGCGGCTGTTTTATCCCACGGTTCTCAAGCTGGGTGATGCTTACCTGATGTGGTACGGCAGTTACTGGACTGAGCGGAAAAATACGACGGCGCTCGGTTTCGCGGTCAGCATTGATGGATTGAACTGGTATAAGCACCCCGAAAACCCGGTCCTGCGTCCCGATCCGGAGCGGCCCTGGGAATCGCACTACGTGACCAGCCAGTCGGTGATGCAGTTGCCTGACAAGAGCTTTCGCATCTGGTACGCCAGCCGCAAACAGCCTCCGTTCGTGAATAAATATTTCGCCATCAACACCGCGCATTGGGCTGGTCCTGCCGCTGAAGACGCTCCTGCTGACAAGAATGAACCGCTCCCCAAACCCGCCTCGTTCCACAACTGGAAACAGGAGACCCGCACTAAACTCAAGGCGATGCTGGGCATTCCCGAAACAAAAACGGCCCTGCAAAGCGAGAAACGGGGCGAACTGGAACGGGACGGCCTGGTCATGGAAAAGTGGGTCTTCACCAGTGAGCCGGGCTCGCGGATTCCAGCAGTTGTGTATCGGCCCAAAGAATTGAAAGCCCCTGCGCCAGCGATCGTGCTGACTTACGGTCATGGCGGGAGCAAAAGCCAGTGGCAGTACAATTACGCGGCTCAAGCCTACGCGAAAGCGGGTCTTGTCTGCCTGGCCATCGATCCGATCGGCGAGGAAGAGCGGCATATTCAGGGGCGACTGGGCACGCGGGCTCACGACCCGAAAGACGTTCATGAACGGGCCTGGAACGCGGGGCGACCGATCATGGGTAAGCTGGTGTTCGATACGATGCGCGGGATTGATTTTCTCGAGGAACGGAAAGACGTGGATCCGAGCCGGATCGGCGTTGCCGGCAATTCGCTGGGGGGCGCGGTCGCGAGCTGGATGGCGGCGCTGGAACCGCGCATCAAAATGGCCATCGTTTCCGGCTGGGCTTATGACAATGTCACACTGCGGAGCAAGTATTGCACGAAGGTCCCCAACCAGCGGATGCGGGAACTTTGTACGTGGCCGGAATTCCTGTCGCTGGCGGCGCCCGACTGTGCCGTGCTGGTGATGAATGGAGACGCTGACTGGATCATCGACTCTGATGACGACGGAACCGCCTGGCGAGGAACGCGTGCCGCAGTCAAGCGGGCCGCGCAAGTCTATGCCGACCAGGGCGCCGCGGGGAAAGTCAAAGCCTGGTTTGAAGCGGGAGGTGGCCATCGTCCCTACATGGCTCACCCCGATGCCCTGCTCTGGATTCACGAGCAACTGGGGACTCCACTGCTGACCAAAGCACAGATTCGGGAGCTGCCGACCGTCAATTCAGGCCGCTGGTGCGATGCGCAGCAGATCAAACTGGAGCGACTGTACGGCACCGATCTGCATCAGCGGGGTGCGACGCTGGCCGACTTCGGGTTAACGCCCATTGACCGCAGCCAGCTGGCGTGCCTCAAACCGGAGGAACGAGGCACACCCGCCTTTACGCTGGAAGGCTGGCTGTCGCAGATTGAGCATCACGAATAA
- a CDS encoding polysaccharide deacetylase family protein gives MKRKLTLLLSLVLSLGFLSKVQAENKKPDEKRYVIIHADDAGMSHSVNLATIEGMQKGIVSSASIMVPCPWFKEFAAYAKKNPKQDFGIHLTLNSEWKNYRWGPVASRDQVPSLIDEENYLWDNVPQVMRHVNVKDAEKELRAQIERARKFGVPLSHLDTHMGAVVSRPDLLEMYVNLGIEYQLPVLFVKNLDPKKYPVIAEKAQELKEVLDKNGLPVLDELVQFYGEPDYDKRKQAYLEKIRELKPGVTQIIIHCGINNQELQNITHSSSRRDGDRRVFTDPAVIKEIKDLGIEVITWKEFHEMAKQKLAAAE, from the coding sequence ATGAAACGTAAATTGACCCTGCTGCTGTCCCTGGTATTGAGCCTCGGTTTTCTCTCCAAAGTTCAGGCGGAAAACAAAAAGCCGGACGAGAAACGGTACGTGATCATTCACGCTGACGACGCCGGAATGTCGCACTCAGTGAATCTGGCAACCATTGAAGGCATGCAGAAGGGCATCGTCTCTTCCGCCAGCATTATGGTTCCCTGTCCCTGGTTCAAGGAGTTTGCCGCCTATGCCAAGAAAAATCCCAAACAGGATTTCGGCATTCACCTGACTCTGAACTCCGAATGGAAAAACTATCGCTGGGGGCCGGTCGCGTCGCGGGATCAGGTACCCAGCCTGATCGATGAAGAAAACTATCTCTGGGACAATGTGCCACAGGTGATGCGGCACGTGAATGTCAAAGACGCCGAAAAGGAATTGCGGGCGCAGATCGAGCGGGCTCGCAAGTTTGGCGTGCCGCTCTCCCATCTGGATACCCACATGGGGGCCGTCGTCAGCCGTCCCGACCTGCTGGAGATGTACGTCAACCTGGGGATCGAGTATCAGCTGCCAGTCCTGTTTGTAAAAAATCTCGATCCCAAAAAGTATCCGGTGATTGCAGAGAAGGCCCAGGAGCTTAAGGAAGTACTGGATAAGAACGGCCTGCCGGTGCTCGATGAACTGGTTCAGTTTTACGGCGAACCCGACTATGACAAGCGGAAGCAGGCCTACCTGGAAAAGATTCGCGAACTGAAGCCGGGCGTCACGCAGATCATCATTCATTGCGGCATCAATAACCAGGAACTGCAGAACATCACGCACAGTTCTTCCCGTCGCGATGGCGACCGCCGCGTGTTTACCGATCCCGCAGTCATCAAAGAGATTAAGGATCTGGGGATCGAAGTCATTACCTGGAAAGAGTTCCACGAAATGGCGAAACAGAAGCTCGCGGCTGCGGAATAA
- a CDS encoding sialate O-acetylesterase, with amino-acid sequence MNCTSAKRLAAMVLALSCLYLINLNEAQAKIKLPAIIGDHMVLQQGQKNPLWGWAEPGEKVTVTVDGQSHSATADDKGKWRVTLEPLKVGGPYEITIKGSDTITLKDVLSGEVWICSGQSNMAWTVSNANDGDLEIMTANYPKIRLISVPQVGTQEAQDNFNGQWEACSPATVPNFSAVGYFFGRQLYQTLNVPIGLIDNAWGGSSAEAWVNRKRLEDEPAFKAMLERWKQTEETYNHEQAVAAYNKRLDQWKAAVKKAKAAGKAAPNRPRAPRNPLTGNHRPANIYNGVLHPTIGYGIKGVIWYQGESNASRAYQYRKLFPFMIQNWRDEWNQGDFPFYWVQLADFRAEKPEPAESDWAELREAQTMTMSKLKNTGEAVILNLGEASDIHPKNKQDVAKRLARWALANDYGVKVVYHSPQYKSMEVKGNKAILTFDHVGGGLDTFDVTTPIGFTIAGEDKKFVKANAKIVGKDKIEVWSDAVSEPASVRYAWADNPVCNVQNKEGLPLTPFRTDDWPGVTINVE; translated from the coding sequence ATGAATTGTACTTCCGCGAAACGACTTGCAGCCATGGTGCTCGCACTGAGCTGTCTGTATCTGATTAATCTAAACGAGGCGCAGGCGAAAATCAAACTGCCGGCCATTATTGGTGACCATATGGTCCTGCAGCAGGGCCAGAAAAACCCGCTCTGGGGCTGGGCCGAGCCTGGTGAAAAGGTCACAGTGACCGTCGACGGCCAGTCTCACTCCGCCACCGCTGACGATAAAGGCAAATGGCGCGTCACTCTGGAACCCCTGAAAGTGGGTGGTCCTTACGAGATCACCATCAAAGGGAGCGACACCATCACACTGAAAGATGTCCTGTCCGGCGAAGTCTGGATCTGCTCCGGCCAGTCGAATATGGCCTGGACAGTCTCCAACGCCAACGATGGAGACCTGGAAATCATGACCGCCAATTACCCGAAAATCCGATTGATATCGGTTCCTCAGGTCGGTACCCAGGAAGCCCAGGACAACTTCAACGGCCAATGGGAAGCCTGTTCTCCCGCGACGGTACCGAATTTCTCAGCCGTGGGCTACTTCTTCGGCCGCCAGTTGTACCAGACCCTCAACGTTCCCATCGGCCTGATTGACAACGCCTGGGGTGGTTCTTCCGCAGAAGCCTGGGTGAACCGGAAGCGTCTGGAAGACGAACCCGCTTTCAAAGCGATGCTGGAACGCTGGAAGCAGACCGAAGAAACCTACAATCACGAGCAGGCCGTTGCCGCTTACAACAAACGGCTCGATCAGTGGAAAGCTGCGGTCAAGAAGGCCAAAGCAGCTGGAAAAGCCGCCCCTAATCGTCCGCGTGCTCCCCGCAACCCGCTGACCGGTAACCATCGTCCGGCCAACATTTACAACGGCGTACTGCACCCGACCATCGGTTATGGCATCAAGGGTGTGATCTGGTACCAGGGTGAATCGAATGCGAGCCGGGCTTACCAGTACCGGAAGCTGTTCCCGTTCATGATTCAGAACTGGCGTGACGAGTGGAATCAGGGCGACTTCCCCTTCTACTGGGTGCAGCTGGCTGACTTCCGTGCGGAAAAACCGGAACCGGCTGAAAGTGACTGGGCCGAACTGCGTGAAGCGCAGACCATGACCATGAGCAAGCTAAAGAATACGGGCGAAGCCGTGATTCTGAACCTGGGTGAAGCTTCCGACATCCATCCCAAGAACAAACAGGATGTGGCGAAACGCCTGGCCCGCTGGGCCCTGGCCAACGATTACGGCGTGAAAGTGGTTTACCACAGCCCGCAGTACAAATCGATGGAAGTCAAAGGCAACAAAGCGATCCTGACGTTCGATCACGTGGGGGGTGGACTGGATACATTCGACGTCACGACTCCAATCGGATTCACTATCGCCGGCGAAGACAAGAAATTTGTCAAAGCCAATGCGAAAATCGTGGGCAAAGACAAAATCGAAGTCTGGAGCGATGCGGTCTCCGAACCGGCATCGGTCCGCTACGCCTGGGCCGACAACCCGGTCTGCAACGTGCAGAACAAGGAAGGCCTGCCGCTGACTCCGTTCCGTACGGACGACTGGCCCGGCGTGACGATCAATGTCGAGTAA